One segment of Allorhodopirellula heiligendammensis DNA contains the following:
- a CDS encoding TM0106 family RecB-like putative nuclease: MKKINNDYIYSATDLSNFLACRHATSLDMRRADGEIEVPFRHNARLERLAEKGLAHEAAYLAMLDRQGLNVVELRDFDDAKQIETTADLMHQGVDVIFQGSLAKDSFAGRSDFLIRVDEPSKLGDWSYEVADTKLSQDTKAGTILQLCLYSDCVAAIQERRPKIARVVKPAALDSELEFEQETFCLDGYWSYFDLVKRQLARATLDDRLHELYPEPCNHCDVCRWFPHCDTRRRSDDHLSFVAGIQTSQIAEVCRQGNNTLRSFAESADPIPERPKAGSRESIMKVHRQANTQLRGRDTGERIVEFLPIDTSSNDEESAAKPIGFLRLPEPDPGDVYLDFEGDPHATDGVLEYLFGYVSREREHLTYHSDWCLRRSEERTAFSKLMRFLLSRRDGFPDFHVYHFAPYEPAAMKRMAMRHQLYEAELDELLRSETFVDLYAVVRQSMVLSVESYSIKKLEAFYDFERQADLREVRQALNEVEHAIEMNGTSMLSEEAMALVQAYNEDDCNSTWGLHRWVECQRTLQIANGLEVPRPAKKSGDASETVSDRNIEFGAVRDALETLAGDDRQTDVEQSRWLMAHLLEYFFREDKTAYWELFRHMDLEDDDLLYENAAISGLEFIEQRPPIGRGTIPSSVYRYPPQEHTVRTKNNMQHRDGQKVGEIVGVNHANRTVEIRKTRKTVDFHPSSVFVHDMIGAEPMPMTLLELGREIAEEYWDPKFMPSARYDLLARRPPRLISLTLPLAGDDVDVAIALAADMDHSVLPIQGPPGSGKTHVGGHMIVELARRGFKIGVTAVSHKVITNLLVRAASFDNAGEVSFAQKTTAINQEGSEHIQLLNSNPAAVAAVATGTVVGGTAWLWSREEMNQKLDYLFIDEAGQMSLAQSLAAMRAAKNVILLGDPQQLEQPQRAAHPAGSDVAVLGHLIGDEATIPNDRGLFLAQTRRLHPKVCVFTSEQFYDGRLTSHADCFENEILGDHEFSGSGLRLVAVDHENNQNRSEEEVEVVQAIVEGLYASSASWKRIDGVQRRITSEDILIVAPYNAQVDAISAAVGDRARVGTVDKFQGQEAPIVFYSTASSSAADAPRGMEFLYDPHRLNVATSRSKCMTIMVASPKLFHPQCKTPRQMKLANAFCRFAELAEVVSITPARV, translated from the coding sequence ATGAAAAAGATCAACAACGACTACATCTACTCTGCCACAGATCTTTCCAATTTTCTGGCTTGTAGGCATGCGACATCGCTCGACATGCGACGTGCTGACGGCGAGATCGAAGTTCCGTTTCGTCACAACGCTCGACTCGAACGACTTGCTGAAAAGGGACTGGCTCACGAAGCCGCCTACTTAGCGATGCTCGATCGGCAAGGTTTGAATGTCGTCGAACTTCGTGACTTTGACGATGCGAAGCAAATCGAAACGACGGCTGATTTGATGCATCAGGGTGTGGATGTCATCTTCCAGGGATCGCTGGCCAAAGACTCCTTCGCGGGACGCAGTGATTTTCTGATTCGAGTAGATGAGCCGAGCAAATTGGGTGATTGGTCGTACGAAGTCGCGGACACCAAACTTTCGCAAGATACGAAGGCGGGTACGATTCTTCAGTTGTGCCTTTACTCGGACTGCGTGGCCGCGATTCAAGAACGGCGTCCCAAGATCGCTCGAGTTGTGAAGCCCGCTGCATTGGATTCAGAACTGGAATTCGAGCAAGAGACGTTTTGTCTCGATGGTTATTGGTCGTACTTTGATCTCGTCAAACGACAACTCGCCCGAGCAACTCTGGACGACCGGCTTCATGAACTTTACCCTGAACCGTGCAATCACTGTGACGTTTGTCGATGGTTCCCGCACTGTGACACTCGCCGCCGGAGTGATGATCATTTGTCGTTTGTTGCTGGCATCCAAACCAGCCAAATCGCGGAAGTTTGCCGACAAGGCAACAATACACTTCGGTCGTTTGCCGAGTCGGCCGACCCGATACCTGAACGTCCCAAGGCGGGTTCGCGCGAGTCGATCATGAAGGTGCATCGACAAGCCAACACTCAGTTGCGGGGACGCGATACCGGTGAACGGATTGTCGAATTCCTGCCGATTGACACAAGTTCCAACGACGAGGAAAGTGCAGCCAAGCCCATCGGTTTTTTGCGATTGCCCGAACCCGATCCCGGAGACGTCTACTTGGACTTTGAAGGTGATCCTCACGCAACCGACGGCGTACTTGAGTACCTGTTTGGTTACGTTTCCCGCGAGAGAGAACATTTGACCTACCACTCCGACTGGTGCCTTCGTCGATCAGAAGAACGAACCGCGTTCTCGAAACTCATGCGGTTTTTGCTCAGTCGACGCGATGGATTTCCCGACTTCCACGTCTACCACTTCGCACCCTATGAACCAGCCGCAATGAAGCGGATGGCCATGCGTCATCAACTCTACGAGGCGGAACTCGACGAGTTGCTTCGTTCAGAAACGTTTGTTGATCTCTATGCGGTCGTTCGGCAAAGTATGGTGTTGAGCGTGGAAAGCTATTCAATCAAGAAGCTGGAAGCATTCTACGACTTTGAACGGCAAGCGGATCTGCGGGAAGTCCGACAGGCGTTGAACGAAGTTGAACACGCGATCGAAATGAACGGCACCTCGATGTTGTCCGAAGAAGCGATGGCGCTCGTGCAGGCGTATAACGAGGACGATTGTAATTCTACTTGGGGATTGCATCGGTGGGTCGAGTGTCAGCGCACGCTCCAGATCGCCAATGGGCTTGAGGTGCCTCGCCCTGCGAAGAAGTCGGGTGACGCCAGTGAAACCGTCAGTGATCGAAATATCGAGTTTGGAGCGGTGCGTGACGCATTGGAAACGTTAGCCGGTGATGATCGACAAACCGATGTCGAGCAATCTCGCTGGCTGATGGCTCACTTGCTTGAATACTTCTTTCGAGAAGACAAAACCGCTTACTGGGAATTGTTCCGGCACATGGATCTCGAAGATGACGATTTGCTATACGAGAATGCTGCCATTTCAGGACTGGAGTTCATCGAACAGCGACCACCTATCGGCAGAGGCACGATTCCGAGTTCGGTTTATCGATACCCACCACAGGAGCACACCGTCCGTACCAAAAACAATATGCAGCATCGAGATGGGCAGAAAGTTGGCGAGATCGTCGGCGTGAATCATGCCAATCGGACGGTTGAGATTAGGAAGACAAGAAAAACCGTGGACTTTCACCCCTCGTCGGTGTTTGTGCACGACATGATCGGTGCCGAGCCGATGCCAATGACACTGTTGGAACTTGGTCGTGAGATCGCCGAGGAATACTGGGATCCAAAGTTCATGCCATCGGCGCGTTATGACCTACTGGCTCGACGACCGCCAAGGTTGATTTCGCTGACGCTTCCTCTTGCGGGTGACGATGTCGACGTCGCCATCGCACTTGCCGCGGACATGGACCACAGCGTTCTTCCCATTCAGGGTCCGCCCGGTTCAGGAAAGACACATGTAGGCGGACATATGATCGTGGAACTCGCTCGTCGTGGTTTCAAGATTGGTGTCACGGCGGTCAGTCATAAAGTGATCACGAATTTGTTGGTTCGTGCCGCATCCTTCGATAACGCGGGTGAAGTCTCATTTGCCCAGAAAACAACGGCGATCAACCAGGAAGGATCTGAACACATTCAACTCCTCAATTCGAATCCGGCTGCCGTGGCTGCTGTTGCCACTGGTACCGTTGTTGGAGGAACTGCGTGGCTTTGGTCTCGTGAAGAAATGAACCAGAAACTCGATTACTTGTTCATCGACGAAGCGGGACAAATGTCGCTAGCACAATCGCTCGCTGCCATGCGTGCCGCTAAGAATGTAATCCTTCTTGGCGACCCCCAGCAGCTGGAGCAACCCCAGCGAGCGGCTCATCCCGCAGGTTCGGATGTCGCCGTCTTGGGGCATTTGATCGGCGACGAAGCCACTATCCCGAATGACCGTGGACTGTTCTTGGCTCAAACTCGCAGGTTGCATCCCAAGGTTTGCGTGTTTACGTCGGAACAATTCTACGATGGTCGATTGACCAGTCACGCAGATTGTTTTGAAAACGAGATATTGGGCGACCATGAATTCTCCGGCAGTGGATTACGATTGGTGGCTGTCGACCATGAAAACAATCAGAACCGAAGCGAAGAAGAAGTTGAGGTCGTCCAGGCGATCGTCGAGGGACTTTACGCATCATCGGCGTCGTGGAAACGAATCGACGGTGTCCAACGCCGAATCACATCCGAAGACATCTTGATAGTCGCCCCCTACAACGCACAGGTCGATGCAATTTCGGCAGCCGTCGGCGATCGCGCAAGAGTGGGGACCGTCGACAAGTTCCAGGGCCAAGAGGCTCCGATTGTGTTTTACAGTACAGCAAGTTCATCCGCGGCTGACGCACCGCGTGGGATGGAGTTCTTGTACGACCCGCACCGGCTCAATGTGGCGACCAGTCGGTCGAAGTGCATGACAATCATGGTCGCGTCACCGAAGTTGTTTCATCCTCAGTGCAAAACGCCAAGGCAAATGAAACTCGCCAACGCATTTTGCCGATTTGCGGAGTTGGCCGAAGTTGTTTCGATCACTCCGGCACGGGTTTAA
- a CDS encoding plasmid partitioning protein RepB C-terminal domain-containing protein — translation MNTKVQLACESLVREIPLASILPMRKIAKSVKNTVKYRQILASIRQIGLIEPLVVHPQKGSGGQFMLLDGTVRYEALMDLQIKSVKCLVALDDEAFTYNHKVNRLTAIQEHFMIMKAVKGGVAESQIADVLDIDVALIRKKRDLLVGICAEAVELLKGKNATSATFIQLRKVVPMRQIEMAELMCATSNFSDSYSKCLIAATPADLLVDKAASREVGGLSSIDMARMEREMDSLARDFKQIDEVHGKNVLNLVISVGYLRALLDNARVVRYLAANYPEILTELQKVADSRMLEGETKQNSPENDTPPADDAESS, via the coding sequence ATGAACACCAAAGTACAACTCGCATGCGAGTCCTTGGTTCGCGAAATACCGCTGGCAAGCATTCTTCCCATGCGAAAGATTGCAAAGAGTGTCAAAAACACGGTGAAGTACCGGCAGATCCTGGCGTCGATCAGACAGATTGGGCTGATTGAGCCGCTGGTTGTTCATCCTCAGAAGGGGAGCGGAGGGCAGTTCATGCTGTTGGATGGCACCGTTCGATACGAGGCCTTGATGGATCTGCAAATCAAATCGGTAAAATGCTTAGTCGCTCTCGATGATGAGGCGTTTACGTATAACCACAAGGTGAATCGGCTAACCGCCATCCAAGAACATTTTATGATCATGAAGGCTGTGAAGGGTGGCGTCGCCGAAAGCCAGATCGCAGATGTCCTGGACATCGACGTTGCCTTGATCCGTAAGAAGCGGGACCTGTTGGTTGGGATCTGCGCCGAGGCCGTGGAATTGTTGAAAGGGAAGAACGCGACGAGTGCAACGTTCATTCAGTTGCGAAAGGTCGTTCCCATGCGGCAGATTGAGATGGCCGAACTGATGTGTGCGACAAGCAACTTTTCGGACAGCTACTCGAAATGCCTAATTGCGGCCACGCCCGCCGATCTGTTGGTTGACAAAGCTGCCTCACGGGAGGTCGGCGGGCTGTCGTCAATTGACATGGCTCGTATGGAGCGAGAAATGGATTCACTGGCCAGGGACTTTAAACAGATCGACGAGGTCCACGGGAAGAACGTTTTAAACCTGGTCATTTCAGTCGGGTATCTCAGGGCCCTTTTGGACAACGCACGCGTAGTCCGCTATCTGGCTGCCAACTATCCCGAGATATTGACGGAGTTGCAGAAAGTAGCGGACTCGCGCATGCTCGAAGGTGAGACCAAGCAGAACTCACCGGAAAATGATACGCCACCGGCGGATGACGCGGAATCGTCTTAG
- a CDS encoding plasmid partitioning protein RepB C-terminal domain-containing protein, with protein sequence MNIPDAREIRMIPLDKITVVNPRVRGQKKFRQIANNIANIGLKKPITVTPKPGTDDEYLLVCGQGRYEAYETLGQKEIPAIVIEVSEDKLLLMSLVENLARRNPSCVEMVHEIGALKERGYSFADIARKTDLAVSYIRGIVKLIERGEERLVMAVERGQIPVSVAVTIAVADDHDIQRALTEAYESNDLRGKKLLATRRLIEKRQTDGKSLRSGPRRAVSPVSGKKLLETYQAESAKQRLVVQKSKLCETRLLFVVSAIRQLVEDKVFVDLLRTENLDTMPAYLVNELTKVTRLV encoded by the coding sequence ATGAACATTCCTGACGCACGAGAAATTCGAATGATCCCCCTCGATAAAATAACGGTGGTCAATCCCCGTGTTCGAGGGCAAAAGAAATTTCGCCAAATCGCGAACAACATCGCCAATATCGGTCTGAAGAAGCCTATCACCGTCACGCCCAAACCGGGTACTGACGACGAGTATCTGTTGGTCTGCGGCCAAGGACGATATGAAGCCTACGAAACATTGGGACAGAAAGAGATTCCCGCGATCGTCATCGAAGTTTCGGAGGATAAGCTGTTGTTAATGAGCTTGGTGGAGAACCTGGCTCGAAGAAATCCATCGTGTGTGGAGATGGTCCATGAAATCGGAGCGTTAAAGGAACGCGGGTACTCGTTCGCCGACATTGCCCGGAAGACCGATCTGGCAGTCTCGTACATTCGCGGCATCGTTAAGTTGATTGAGCGAGGTGAAGAGCGACTGGTGATGGCCGTGGAGCGGGGGCAGATCCCGGTTAGCGTCGCCGTCACAATCGCGGTCGCCGACGATCACGATATTCAGCGGGCGCTGACGGAGGCTTACGAGTCAAACGACCTTCGAGGGAAAAAGTTGCTTGCCACACGCCGGTTGATCGAGAAGCGGCAAACCGATGGGAAGTCGTTACGCAGTGGGCCACGACGCGCTGTATCTCCCGTGTCGGGAAAGAAACTTTTGGAGACTTACCAAGCCGAGTCCGCAAAGCAGCGTCTGGTCGTCCAGAAGTCGAAATTATGTGAGACACGCTTGCTGTTCGTTGTCTCCGCCATCCGACAGCTGGTGGAAGACAAAGTCTTTGTCGACCTACTACGAACGGAAAATCTGGACACCATGCCCGCCTATTTGGTGAACGAACTCACGAAAGTGACGCGACTCGTATGA
- a CDS encoding epimerase: MTREQILEYPVDVQLTGKRIVIAGGSGFLGLSMAEAFAGEGAEVSILSRTKPKASGRWSHLLWDGRTLGDWTAALNGVDAVVNLAGRTVNCIKTPNHKDEILRSRVESTRLLGKAMRAVELPPPVWVQMSTAHIYGDPPSAFCTEESAEGIGLAPTVARAWEAAFAESKLPQQRGVVLRPSFVVGRDRGAGGGALGTLSLITKLGLGGKVASGTQGRSWIHEDDINTIFIRAIVDESMSGAYIVSSPIPESQANFMRTLRKVLGVPIGLPAFQWMVRIGAPLFLRTDPELVLYGRYVIPKRLMDDGFEFRYPELEPALRNLHDRKS, from the coding sequence ATGACACGTGAACAAATTTTGGAATATCCAGTGGATGTACAATTAACAGGCAAACGAATCGTGATCGCAGGAGGCAGCGGTTTTTTGGGACTTTCGATGGCCGAAGCGTTTGCCGGCGAGGGTGCGGAGGTTTCGATTCTGTCGCGAACAAAGCCGAAGGCCAGTGGTCGCTGGTCGCATCTCTTATGGGACGGCCGAACGCTTGGTGATTGGACAGCGGCGTTAAACGGCGTCGATGCGGTGGTGAACCTGGCGGGCCGGACGGTGAACTGCATCAAAACGCCGAACCACAAGGATGAGATTTTGCGTTCGCGTGTCGAGTCGACTCGGCTGCTTGGCAAAGCGATGCGGGCTGTCGAGTTACCGCCGCCAGTCTGGGTGCAGATGAGCACCGCTCACATTTATGGCGATCCGCCGTCAGCCTTTTGTACCGAAGAGTCGGCAGAAGGAATTGGGTTGGCGCCGACGGTCGCTCGGGCGTGGGAGGCCGCGTTCGCCGAAAGTAAGCTGCCACAGCAGCGTGGCGTGGTCCTGCGCCCGAGCTTTGTGGTCGGCCGCGATCGTGGTGCCGGCGGAGGAGCACTTGGGACACTGAGTCTGATCACGAAATTGGGACTCGGCGGCAAGGTGGCTAGCGGCACGCAAGGAAGGTCGTGGATTCATGAAGACGACATCAACACAATCTTCATTCGAGCGATCGTCGACGAGTCGATGTCGGGAGCTTACATCGTGTCGTCGCCAATCCCAGAGAGCCAAGCGAACTTCATGCGGACCCTCCGCAAAGTCTTGGGAGTGCCAATCGGCTTACCGGCGTTTCAGTGGATGGTTCGCATTGGTGCACCCTTGTTCTTGCGGACGGATCCGGAACTAGTGCTGTATGGTCGCTATGTGATTCCGAAGCGTTTGATGGATGACGGTTTTGAATTTCGGTATCCTGAACTCGAGCCAGCGTTGAGAAATTTGCATGATCGAAAGAGCTGA
- a CDS encoding recombinase family protein has protein sequence MYANTNQTDAKPVRAAQYVRMSTEHQQYSTANQDDIIQAYAEKRNFEIVKTYADEGKSGLSIAGRRSLQTLIADVQSGVADYKAILVYDISRWGRFQDADESAYYEYLCKRAGISVHYCAEQFENDSGPTSTIIKSVKRAMAGEYSRELSTKVFQGQCRLIELGYRQGGPAGFGLRRMLIDQTGKEKAQLARGECKSLQTDRVILVMGPEQEIEIVNRVYRMFVVEGQRELQIAEQLNSEGITTDLDRLWNRGTIRQLLTNEKYIGNNVYNRTSFKLKQRRVCNEPDIWIRKDAAFEAVVSQELFYTAQGIIRERAKCYSNEEMITCLRMLMEQSPTLSAGLIDAADNVPTSSTYRTRFGSLIRAYRLAGYEPERNYEYIEINQKLREMYPELIGDVMARLGAAGASVTQDVDTDLLMINGEYSASMVLSRCRQTKAGSLRWLINVEQKVAPDITILVRMDSANENVADYYLLPIMDIQTPRLLLCESNGVYLDTYQFASLDYFTSLSERRKFEVAA, from the coding sequence ATGTACGCAAACACAAATCAAACGGACGCGAAACCAGTCCGAGCCGCACAGTATGTGCGGATGTCGACCGAACACCAGCAGTACTCGACGGCCAATCAGGATGACATCATTCAGGCGTATGCAGAAAAGCGAAACTTCGAGATCGTAAAAACGTACGCCGACGAAGGAAAGAGCGGTTTGAGCATCGCCGGGCGTCGTTCCCTCCAGACGCTGATCGCTGACGTACAGAGCGGCGTGGCGGATTACAAAGCAATACTTGTCTACGACATCAGTCGCTGGGGGCGGTTCCAAGACGCCGACGAAAGCGCCTATTACGAGTACCTCTGTAAGCGAGCCGGCATCTCGGTGCACTACTGCGCCGAACAATTCGAGAATGACAGCGGCCCAACGTCGACGATCATCAAGAGTGTCAAACGCGCGATGGCAGGCGAATACAGTCGTGAACTGTCGACGAAGGTCTTTCAAGGTCAGTGCCGCCTGATCGAACTCGGCTACCGACAGGGCGGCCCGGCGGGGTTCGGACTTCGCCGAATGCTAATCGATCAAACGGGCAAAGAAAAAGCACAACTTGCTCGCGGCGAATGCAAGAGCTTGCAAACCGACCGAGTGATTCTGGTGATGGGGCCAGAGCAAGAAATCGAAATTGTGAATCGTGTCTACCGCATGTTCGTCGTCGAAGGACAGCGTGAGCTACAGATTGCAGAGCAATTGAACTCTGAGGGTATCACCACGGACCTCGACCGACTTTGGAATCGAGGTACGATTCGCCAATTGCTCACGAACGAGAAATACATAGGCAACAATGTTTACAACCGAACGTCGTTCAAGTTGAAACAGCGTCGAGTTTGCAACGAGCCAGACATCTGGATTCGGAAAGACGCCGCTTTCGAGGCGGTCGTTAGCCAGGAACTGTTCTATACCGCCCAAGGGATTATCCGTGAGCGAGCTAAATGCTACAGCAACGAAGAGATGATCACCTGCCTGCGAATGTTGATGGAACAGAGCCCGACTTTGTCAGCAGGCCTAATTGACGCCGCGGACAACGTTCCGACTTCGTCGACCTATCGGACACGGTTCGGGAGCTTGATCCGCGCGTATCGACTGGCAGGCTACGAACCTGAACGCAACTACGAGTACATCGAAATCAATCAAAAGCTCCGCGAGATGTATCCCGAATTGATCGGCGATGTGATGGCGCGTTTGGGGGCCGCTGGCGCGTCCGTAACTCAAGATGTGGACACCGATCTGCTCATGATTAATGGGGAATACAGCGCATCGATGGTGCTGTCGAGGTGTCGGCAGACCAAGGCCGGGTCACTGCGGTGGCTGATTAATGTTGAACAGAAGGTGGCCCCGGATATCACCATCCTCGTGCGGATGGATTCTGCCAATGAGAACGTCGCCGACTACTACCTGCTTCCGATCATGGACATACAAACGCCACGATTGCTGTTGTGCGAGTCCAACGGCGTTTACCTTGACACATATCAGTTCGCCAGCCTTGACTACTTTACGTCGTTGTCTGAGCGTCGAAAGTTCGAGGTGGCAGCATGA
- a CDS encoding AlkZ-related protein yields the protein MQPRQLKTFDDAYRFVLEQKICTVFGSKGSPYPPLWDNTGLSEAKPEAGGWSPKVTAVWDWKTRIPQTYPDDVFYGKVIGGDAVLMKMQHFRNEHYPQFHRPVDHLGQLEQQIFELIRLEQAYTGELRKRAMNRLSCTKSQFETALKKLQISLNIVRSNDPRYKNDFWFPMSEVHLELVKEQP from the coding sequence ATGCAACCAAGACAACTCAAGACATTTGATGATGCTTACCGATTCGTGCTTGAACAGAAAATCTGCACGGTCTTCGGGAGCAAAGGATCACCTTACCCACCATTGTGGGACAATACTGGTTTGTCCGAAGCGAAACCCGAAGCGGGTGGATGGAGCCCGAAGGTCACTGCGGTTTGGGATTGGAAAACTCGCATCCCTCAGACCTACCCCGACGATGTGTTCTATGGCAAAGTCATCGGGGGCGATGCAGTGCTGATGAAAATGCAGCACTTTCGTAATGAACACTATCCACAGTTCCATAGGCCGGTTGATCATCTGGGGCAACTTGAACAACAGATCTTTGAACTCATTCGGTTAGAACAGGCGTACACAGGCGAGCTTCGCAAGCGAGCAATGAACCGCCTTTCCTGTACTAAAAGCCAATTTGAAACGGCCCTGAAAAAGCTGCAAATCAGTCTAAACATTGTCCGCTCGAACGACCCTCGCTATAAGAACGACTTCTGGTTCCCCATGAGCGAAGTTCATTTAGAGCTTGTGAAAGAGCAACCGTAG
- a CDS encoding nucleotidyltransferase domain-containing protein, with product MNHHDTLPLIYCTGTQVVARKEVMAANDRIAHPAGAVGVIVKSPVDRSHAYRVKFSDGFEAPIHHDQLTRLADFKSDQIRVNDSPLMSAGLYERVIYRCVIGSRAYGLEDDASDTDRRGIYLPPAELQWSLYGVPEQLENDETQEVYWELQKFIVLALKANPNVLECLYSPIVEDVTSLGEELLAMRDAFLSKLVFQTYSGYVASQFKKMQTDIRNQGRVKWKHVMHLIRLLLSGTNVLHEGTVCVHVGDHRERLLTIKRGEMPFAEADAWRIKLQRDFESAFQTTQLPDRSDYERINTFLVEARRRAIHSELP from the coding sequence ATGAACCATCACGACACCCTACCACTGATCTACTGCACCGGCACTCAGGTCGTCGCACGCAAAGAAGTGATGGCGGCGAATGATCGGATTGCTCATCCGGCGGGGGCCGTTGGTGTGATCGTGAAATCGCCTGTCGATCGTTCGCACGCTTACAGGGTCAAGTTCAGTGATGGTTTTGAAGCACCGATTCATCACGACCAACTAACGCGTCTTGCCGATTTCAAAAGCGATCAAATTCGCGTCAACGACTCACCGCTGATGAGTGCCGGTTTGTACGAACGTGTGATTTATCGCTGTGTCATCGGCTCGCGAGCGTACGGATTGGAGGATGATGCGTCCGACACGGATCGACGAGGCATCTACTTGCCGCCAGCCGAACTGCAGTGGTCGTTATACGGCGTGCCCGAGCAACTCGAAAATGACGAAACCCAGGAAGTCTATTGGGAGCTACAGAAGTTCATCGTTCTGGCGCTCAAGGCGAACCCGAACGTGCTGGAGTGCCTCTATTCTCCGATCGTTGAAGACGTCACATCACTCGGCGAAGAACTGCTTGCCATGCGAGACGCATTTCTGTCGAAGCTTGTGTTTCAAACCTATTCGGGATACGTCGCCTCGCAATTCAAGAAAATGCAAACCGACATCCGCAATCAAGGCCGCGTGAAGTGGAAGCACGTCATGCACCTGATTCGATTGTTGCTTTCCGGCACGAACGTCTTACATGAAGGTACCGTCTGCGTCCATGTCGGCGATCACCGCGAGAGGCTGCTCACGATCAAGCGAGGTGAGATGCCATTTGCAGAGGCCGATGCTTGGCGAATAAAGTTGCAGCGTGACTTCGAGTCCGCATTCCAAACCACCCAATTGCCCGATCGCTCCGATTACGAACGCATCAATACGTTTTTGGTCGAGGCTCGTCGGCGAGCCATCCACAGCGAACTGCCATGA
- a CDS encoding nucleotidyltransferase domain-containing protein: protein MRFWSRLVGEPSTANCHDRRDQDRMMQHVESHPFPLMFATISGAHLYGFPSPDSDFDLRGVHLLPLETVVGLDGSNEKGGKQAVEKEGIYDGLEIDLVTHDAAKFFAMMLRRSGYVLEQIFSPLVVFTTSEHQELKQIATDCITRHHSHHYLGFAATQWKLFNKESPPRVKPLLYVYRVLLTGIHLMRTGVVEANLVTLNENAKLTYLDDLIAQKQTGPEKGTLSAADLKFHEAEYERLTKELETAHEQSTLPEMPSARPALNDLLVRLRLRSKR, encoded by the coding sequence ATACGTTTTTGGTCGAGGCTCGTCGGCGAGCCATCCACAGCGAACTGCCATGACCGACGCGACCAAGACAGAATGATGCAGCATGTCGAATCGCATCCGTTTCCGCTCATGTTCGCCACGATCAGCGGAGCCCACTTGTATGGTTTCCCCTCACCCGATTCCGACTTCGATCTGCGCGGCGTGCATCTATTGCCATTGGAAACCGTGGTGGGTCTTGACGGTTCCAATGAGAAAGGGGGAAAACAAGCGGTCGAGAAGGAGGGCATCTACGATGGCCTCGAAATCGATCTCGTTACCCACGACGCTGCAAAGTTCTTCGCGATGATGCTGCGCCGCAGCGGCTACGTTCTCGAACAGATCTTCTCGCCACTGGTCGTGTTCACCACGTCAGAACACCAAGAACTTAAGCAGATTGCGACTGATTGCATCACCCGGCACCATTCCCATCACTACCTCGGTTTCGCTGCAACCCAGTGGAAACTGTTCAATAAAGAATCACCACCGCGAGTCAAACCGCTGCTCTACGTGTATCGCGTCTTGCTGACCGGCATCCACCTGATGCGAACCGGCGTTGTCGAGGCCAACCTGGTCACGCTGAACGAGAACGCCAAGCTCACTTACCTCGATGACCTCATTGCCCAAAAGCAAACCGGTCCGGAAAAGGGAACGCTTAGCGCTGCCGATTTGAAGTTCCACGAGGCCGAGTATGAACGTCTCACAAAAGAGCTCGAAACAGCTCACGAGCAATCGACCCTCCCCGAGATGCCCTCAGCCCGACCCGCGCTCAACGATCTCCTTGTTCGACTGCGTCTGCGTTCCAAGCGATGA